One window from the genome of Actinoplanes teichomyceticus ATCC 31121 encodes:
- a CDS encoding anti-sigma factor antagonist (This anti-anti-sigma factor, or anti-sigma factor antagonist, belongs to a family that includes characterized members SpoIIAA, RsbV, RsfA, and RsfB.), which translates to MTGSFAVTKHAEGAGVIRLAVRGEIDDEVSDALAGIVANAAAQPGVTALVIDLEKVRFLAAAGISALLEGRAATLQHGCSYQVVNARGVVHGVLATTGLLSLFQTTIRRTAAHR; encoded by the coding sequence ATGACGGGCTCGTTCGCGGTGACCAAGCACGCCGAGGGCGCGGGCGTCATCCGCCTCGCCGTGCGCGGCGAGATCGACGACGAGGTCAGCGACGCCCTCGCCGGGATCGTCGCCAACGCCGCCGCCCAGCCGGGCGTGACCGCCCTGGTCATCGACCTGGAGAAGGTGCGCTTCCTGGCCGCCGCCGGGATCAGCGCGCTGCTGGAGGGCCGCGCCGCGACGCTCCAGCACGGCTGCTCCTACCAGGTGGTCAACGCCCGCGGCGTGGTGCACGGCGTGCTGGCCACCACCGGCTTGCTCAGCCTGTTCCAGACCACGATCCGCCGCACCGCGGCGCACCGTTAG
- a CDS encoding PspC domain-containing protein: MTTPSIPTPPVFPARTLRRSRADRVIGGVCGGLGRHFEVDPLLLRIVAAALALASGVGLLAYVVAWVLIPDDIDEPARPRLSLGLVSWYLALALVVLGGVLLLRLAVPWLPVGLFWPMLVVLAGILVLTSIYERKP; encoded by the coding sequence ATGACAACGCCATCCATACCCACCCCGCCGGTGTTCCCGGCGCGGACCCTGCGCCGCAGCCGTGCCGACCGGGTGATCGGCGGTGTGTGCGGCGGTCTCGGCCGTCACTTCGAGGTCGACCCGCTGCTGTTGCGGATCGTCGCGGCGGCCCTGGCCCTGGCCAGCGGAGTCGGCCTGCTGGCGTACGTGGTCGCCTGGGTCCTCATACCCGACGACATCGACGAGCCCGCGCGACCACGGCTGTCGCTCGGCCTGGTCTCGTGGTATCTCGCGCTGGCGCTGGTTGTGCTGGGCGGCGTGCTGCTGCTGCGCCTGGCGGTGCCGTGGCTGCCGGTGGGCCTGTTCTGGCCGATGCTCGTCGTGCTGGCCGGGATCCTGGTGCTGACCTCGATCTACGAGCGAAAGCCGTGA
- a CDS encoding ATP-binding protein: MPGISSAVSQVGTRTLVRLSGDLSAATVGEVRAALLTCLVERPDAVIAELTGLQVREPPALGVFSAVARQAAVWPGTPLLLSTSCDQVAEWFASGRYGQVPVLSSTAEALAAEPCDRRPSMADTLLPVSGAAAYARRLAGEACAHWRLGGLTDPARLITGELVTNAAVHAGTMIDLRLSLGRRHLIIAVRDGSGTLPRTRTGFPFDPSALFPDPSACALDPSVFSVDPSAPRGLLLVDQFSRRWGAVPIEGGKVVWAALTRPGGPA, encoded by the coding sequence ATGCCGGGGATAAGCAGCGCGGTCAGCCAGGTCGGCACCAGGACGCTGGTGCGGCTCAGCGGCGACCTGTCCGCGGCGACCGTCGGTGAGGTGCGCGCCGCCCTGCTCACCTGCCTGGTCGAACGCCCGGACGCGGTGATCGCCGAGCTGACCGGCCTGCAGGTGCGCGAGCCACCGGCGCTGGGCGTCTTCAGCGCCGTGGCTCGCCAGGCCGCCGTCTGGCCGGGCACCCCGCTGCTGCTGAGCACGTCCTGCGACCAGGTGGCCGAGTGGTTCGCCTCGGGCCGCTACGGGCAGGTGCCGGTGCTGTCCAGCACGGCCGAGGCCCTGGCCGCCGAGCCCTGCGACCGGCGGCCGTCGATGGCGGACACCCTGCTGCCGGTCTCCGGAGCGGCCGCCTACGCCCGCCGCCTGGCCGGCGAGGCCTGCGCGCACTGGCGGCTGGGCGGCCTGACCGACCCGGCCCGGCTGATCACGGGCGAGCTGGTCACCAACGCCGCCGTGCACGCCGGGACCATGATCGACCTGCGGCTCTCGCTGGGCCGCCGGCACCTGATCATCGCGGTCCGCGACGGGTCGGGGACGCTGCCGCGTACCCGCACGGGGTTCCCCTTCGACCCGTCCGCTCTCTTCCCGGACCCGTCCGCCTGCGCCCTGGACCCGTCGGTCTTCTCCGTCGACCCGTCCGCGCCGCGCGGCCTGCTGCTGGTCGACCAGTTCTCCCGGCGCTGGGGCGCCGTCCCGATCGAGGGCGGCAAGGTGGTCTGGGCCGCCCTGACCCGGCCCGGCGGGCCGGCCTGA
- a CDS encoding TIGR03557 family F420-dependent LLM class oxidoreductase translates to MRIGYFLSCEEYSPAQLIEQAKLAQDAGFQGLWISDHYHPWNDAQGQSPFVWSILGALSQVVTIPVTTAVTCPILRIHPAVVAQAAATSAVLHDGRFVLGVGTGEALNEHITGERWPFADERLEMLEEAVEVMRELWKGGFVTHHGKHYRVDQARLYTLPQTPPKVYVSAFGPKALQVAGRIGDGYVSTMPDGDLLQQFRDAGGAGKPAQGGFKGCWAPTEEQGVEIAHRLWANAGVPGELSQVLPSPRHFEQASQLVTPDAIREAIVCGPEPAGHAAQLKAYEQAGFDEVYVANIGPNYAEFIDMYRREFL, encoded by the coding sequence ATGCGAATCGGATACTTCCTGTCCTGTGAGGAATACTCCCCCGCCCAGCTCATCGAGCAGGCGAAGCTGGCGCAGGACGCCGGCTTCCAGGGGCTGTGGATCTCCGACCACTATCACCCGTGGAACGACGCGCAGGGCCAGAGCCCCTTCGTGTGGTCGATCCTCGGGGCCCTCAGCCAGGTCGTCACCATCCCGGTCACCACCGCGGTGACCTGCCCGATCCTGCGTATCCACCCGGCCGTGGTGGCGCAGGCGGCGGCGACCAGCGCGGTGCTGCACGACGGCCGGTTCGTGCTGGGCGTGGGCACCGGGGAGGCGCTCAACGAGCACATCACCGGGGAGCGGTGGCCGTTCGCCGACGAGCGCCTGGAGATGCTCGAGGAGGCCGTCGAGGTGATGCGCGAGCTGTGGAAGGGCGGCTTCGTCACCCACCACGGCAAGCACTACCGGGTGGACCAGGCCCGGCTCTACACGCTGCCGCAGACGCCGCCGAAGGTGTACGTGTCGGCCTTCGGCCCGAAGGCGCTCCAGGTCGCCGGGCGGATCGGCGACGGCTACGTCTCCACCATGCCGGACGGCGACCTGCTCCAGCAGTTCCGGGACGCGGGCGGGGCCGGCAAGCCGGCGCAGGGCGGTTTCAAGGGTTGCTGGGCGCCGACCGAGGAGCAGGGCGTGGAGATCGCGCACCGGCTGTGGGCGAACGCCGGCGTCCCCGGTGAGCTGTCCCAGGTGCTGCCGTCGCCGCGGCACTTCGAGCAGGCCAGCCAGCTGGTCACCCCGGACGCGATCCGCGAGGCGATCGTCTGCGGGCCGGAGCCGGCCGGGCACGCCGCCCAGCTCAAGGCCTACGAGCAGGCCGGGTTCGACGAGGTGTACGTGGCGAACATCGGCCCGAACTACGCCGAGTTCATCGACATGTACCGCCGCGAGTTCCTCTGA
- a CDS encoding alpha/beta hydrolase gives MTNTQLSGTVPRQARARATLLGYAMRALRTLPRPVQRAVLNGATAGELPPVAEFVRMLEVAGAMPDPGPTHAELLARFPELAAVEVSEPAIEGVPARLYRLPGGDPEAALVWVHGGAFVQGTLRMAEAHWTGLSLAARGIPVLSLDYRKALHGVCYPAPSDDVLTGWRWAVSQPDLLGVPAARMHLGGASAGGNLAAGVAKRLRDGEGRPPASVVLAYPVLHPEISGWDAAALAAIRDRPGAVYFSPAWVRDLSAHYAGAAGPADPYAFPGLGDLVGTPPTLIVNCEADTLRRSGELYAEQLRAAGVSTSVHLLPGAPHGTLNEPFTDAGLRTVDLLAAWLRRPAT, from the coding sequence ATGACCAACACCCAGCTCAGCGGCACGGTGCCGCGCCAGGCGCGGGCCCGGGCCACCCTCCTCGGGTACGCGATGAGGGCCCTGCGCACCCTGCCGCGCCCGGTCCAGCGCGCCGTGCTGAACGGCGCGACCGCGGGCGAGCTGCCGCCGGTGGCGGAGTTCGTCCGGATGCTGGAGGTCGCCGGCGCGATGCCGGACCCCGGCCCGACCCATGCCGAGCTGCTCGCGCGGTTCCCCGAACTGGCCGCCGTCGAGGTCAGCGAGCCGGCGATCGAGGGCGTCCCGGCCCGCCTCTACCGGCTGCCCGGCGGCGACCCCGAGGCGGCGCTGGTCTGGGTGCACGGCGGCGCGTTCGTGCAGGGCACACTGCGGATGGCGGAGGCGCACTGGACCGGGCTGAGTCTGGCCGCGCGCGGCATCCCGGTGCTGTCGCTGGACTACCGCAAGGCGCTGCACGGCGTCTGCTACCCGGCGCCGTCCGACGACGTGCTCACCGGCTGGCGGTGGGCGGTCAGCCAGCCGGACCTGCTCGGCGTGCCGGCCGCCCGGATGCATCTGGGCGGGGCCAGCGCGGGCGGCAACCTGGCCGCCGGGGTGGCCAAGCGGCTGCGCGACGGCGAGGGCCGCCCGCCGGCGTCGGTGGTGCTCGCCTACCCGGTGCTGCACCCGGAGATCTCCGGGTGGGACGCCGCCGCGCTGGCGGCCATCCGTGACCGGCCGGGCGCGGTGTACTTCTCCCCGGCGTGGGTGCGGGACCTGAGCGCGCACTACGCGGGGGCGGCCGGGCCGGCCGATCCGTACGCGTTCCCCGGCCTCGGCGACCTGGTCGGCACCCCGCCCACGCTGATCGTCAACTGCGAGGCGGACACCCTGCGCCGCTCCGGCGAGCTGTATGCCGAGCAGCTGCGCGCCGCCGGGGTGAGTACGAGCGTGCACCTGCTGCCGGGCGCCCCCCACGGCACCCTGAACGAGCCGTTCACCGACGCCGGCCTGCGTACCGTGGACCTGCTCGCCGCCTGGTTGCGGCGCCCGGCCACCTGA
- a CDS encoding protein adenylyltransferase SelO yields the protein MDVSCPALTLTHRFADELPEMAIPWRAEEAPDPRVLVADEQLAAELGLDPEWLTAGLLTGVDLPAGAKPVAQAYAGHQFGGYSPRLGDGRALLLGEIDGRDLHLKGSGRTPFARGGDGLAAVGPMLREHIVSRGMHALGIPTTRSLAVVATGRTVYREEPLPGAVLARVAASHLRVGSFQYARATGDLGLLRRLADHAISRHHPATAGDYLAFFDAVVAAQASLIAQWMLVGFVHGVMNTDNMTISGETIDYGPCAFMEAVDPATVYSSIDTGGRYAYGNQPGIGQWNLARLAEALLPLIHDDEQQAIPLAVQALERFGPAFDAAWSAGMRAKLGLSADAEQQSLVDELAVLLRGARVDHTTFFRTLSAAARGDAEPARALFADPAGFDSWLPRWRALSPDAAAMDRVNPLYIPRNHLVEEALSAAVGGDLAPARRLLEAVSDPFRERPGLTRYAEPAPGDFGPYRTFCGT from the coding sequence GTGGATGTTTCCTGCCCCGCCCTGACCCTGACGCACCGGTTCGCCGACGAGTTGCCGGAGATGGCGATCCCCTGGCGGGCCGAGGAGGCCCCCGACCCACGGGTGCTCGTCGCCGACGAACAGCTGGCCGCCGAGCTCGGCCTGGACCCGGAGTGGCTCACCGCCGGCCTGCTCACCGGCGTCGACCTGCCCGCGGGCGCGAAGCCGGTGGCGCAGGCGTACGCCGGGCACCAGTTCGGTGGTTACTCGCCGCGCCTGGGTGACGGCCGTGCCCTGCTGCTCGGTGAGATCGACGGCCGTGACCTGCACCTGAAGGGCTCCGGCCGGACCCCGTTCGCGCGCGGCGGCGACGGGCTGGCCGCGGTCGGCCCGATGCTGCGCGAGCACATCGTCAGCCGGGGGATGCACGCGCTGGGCATCCCGACCACCCGGTCGCTGGCCGTGGTCGCCACCGGCCGCACGGTTTACCGCGAGGAGCCGCTGCCCGGCGCGGTCCTGGCCCGGGTGGCGGCCAGCCACCTGCGGGTCGGCAGTTTCCAGTACGCCCGGGCCACCGGCGATCTCGGCCTGCTGCGCCGGCTCGCCGATCACGCGATCAGCCGCCACCACCCCGCCACCGCGGGCGACTACCTGGCCTTCTTCGACGCCGTGGTGGCCGCGCAGGCGTCACTGATCGCACAGTGGATGCTGGTCGGGTTCGTGCACGGGGTGATGAACACCGACAACATGACGATCTCCGGCGAGACCATCGACTACGGCCCGTGCGCGTTCATGGAGGCGGTGGACCCGGCGACGGTGTACAGCTCGATCGACACCGGTGGGCGGTATGCGTACGGCAACCAGCCGGGCATCGGGCAGTGGAACCTGGCGCGGCTCGCGGAGGCGCTGCTACCGCTGATCCACGACGACGAGCAGCAGGCCATCCCGCTCGCGGTGCAGGCGCTGGAGCGGTTCGGGCCGGCGTTCGACGCGGCGTGGTCCGCCGGGATGCGGGCCAAGCTGGGGCTCTCCGCTGACGCGGAGCAACAGTCGCTGGTGGACGAGCTGGCCGTCCTGCTGCGGGGCGCGCGGGTCGATCACACGACCTTCTTCCGTACGCTGTCGGCCGCCGCCCGGGGCGACGCCGAGCCGGCGCGTGCCCTCTTCGCCGACCCGGCCGGCTTCGACTCGTGGCTGCCGCGCTGGCGGGCCCTGTCTCCGGACGCCGCGGCGATGGATCGGGTCAACCCGCTCTACATTCCGCGCAATCACCTGGTGGAGGAGGCGCTGTCGGCGGCCGTCGGCGGTGACCTGGCGCCGGCGCGCCGGCTGCTGGAGGCGGTCTCCGACCCGTTCCGGGAACGGCCCGGCCTGACCCGGTACGCCGAGCCCGCCCCCGGCGACTTCGGTCCCTACCGCACCTTCTGCGGCACCTGA
- a CDS encoding glycosyltransferase family 1 protein: MRVVLSTYDSRGGVEPLVGLAARLREPGAEVTFCAPPDDPQRFARAGVPPVAVGDSPRALLTGAAPASAGGVPARAARLVAEQFAKLPALVEGADPLLACGILPAVTAARSVAERHGVRYGYAALQPTSLPSPCQPPIARPAPPLDPAVTDNRLLRDRAARDAEALFAAAPGAERARHGLPPVAGVRDYGLTDPPWLATDPLLGPWPEGSGPDVPGIGAVAAGPDELPAALRVACEPQTAAHAAAVRYPDGAGVAAQLLVEELRP, encoded by the coding sequence GTGCGCGTGGTGCTGTCGACGTACGACTCGCGAGGGGGCGTCGAGCCACTCGTCGGCCTGGCGGCGCGGTTGCGGGAGCCCGGCGCGGAGGTGACCTTCTGCGCTCCCCCGGACGATCCCCAGCGGTTCGCCCGCGCCGGGGTGCCACCGGTCGCGGTCGGCGACTCGCCGCGGGCGCTGCTGACCGGCGCGGCGCCGGCCTCGGCGGGTGGCGTGCCGGCCCGGGCCGCCCGGCTCGTCGCCGAGCAGTTCGCGAAGCTGCCCGCCCTGGTCGAGGGCGCCGACCCGCTGCTGGCCTGCGGCATCCTGCCCGCGGTGACCGCGGCGCGGTCGGTGGCCGAGCGGCACGGGGTCCGGTACGGGTACGCGGCCCTGCAGCCCACCTCGCTGCCGTCGCCGTGCCAGCCGCCGATCGCCCGGCCGGCGCCTCCGCTGGATCCGGCGGTCACCGACAACCGGCTGCTTCGGGACCGTGCCGCCCGGGACGCCGAGGCGCTGTTCGCCGCGGCTCCGGGCGCCGAGCGGGCCCGGCACGGCCTGCCGCCGGTGGCCGGGGTCCGCGACTACGGCCTCACCGATCCGCCGTGGCTGGCCACCGACCCGCTGCTCGGCCCGTGGCCGGAGGGTTCCGGGCCGGACGTGCCGGGCATCGGCGCCGTGGCGGCCGGCCCCGACGAGCTTCCCGCGGCGTTGCGCGTCGCGTGCGAACCGCAGACCGCGGCGCACGCCGCCGCCGTGAGGTACCCGGACGGCGCGGGCGTCGCCGCCCAGCTGCTGGTCGAGGAGCTGCGGCCGTGA